Sequence from the Anaerolineae bacterium genome:
TGCCCACATGGGGCCGCGAGCGCGATTCGCGCATGGCGAGCACCTCGGTTTCCACGTAGATCGTGTCGCCGTGGAACACCGGGTGGGGGTGGACGACTTTCTCGTAGCCCAGGTTGGCCACGATGGTGCCTTGCGTCAGGTCGGGCACGGTCAGGCCCACCACCAGCGCCATGGTCAAAAGCCCGTTGACGATGCGCCTCCCGAAGCGGGTCTGGGCGGCGAAGTCTTCGTTGAGGTGCAGCGGTTGCGGGTTCATGGTCAGGGCGCAAAACAGCGTGTTATCGGCCTCGG
This genomic interval carries:
- a CDS encoding MaoC family dehydratase — its product is MAGKYYEDLQVGMRIQHALGRTITEADNTLFCALTMNPQPLHLNEDFAAQTRFGRRIVNGLLTMALVVGLTVPDLTQGTIVANLGYEKVVHPHPVFHGDTIYVETEVLAMRESRSRPHVGIVRLRHIGRNQDGVVVCELERTVMFLKRSAVEPGKQEG